The Kluyveromyces marxianus DMKU3-1042 DNA, complete genome, chromosome 7 DNA segment GAAAACCTCAGACCAGGAAATTCGGAAATATAGTTTAATTTAATTAAAATTTAAAGGCTGGGATGGGAAATCACCATGCCTGCAATTCCTCGATGTAATCTAGCGTTCCGGCGGATCTGGAGCCGCACAAGTCTGCAGTTGCAGCCCTGACCGCATCACAGATGGATCCATGGCAGCAACTTAACACAGCGACGTCACCCGTGGGGACACAGGACAGGTCTTCTCTCACGATGAAATCGACACATGGTCTTTCGTACTTGAAATCGATGTTTGACATTTCCTTGACGACGTAATCGTCTGAGATGTTGGAGGAGTCGGTGAGCTCGACCATCAGCGGCTCTTGGCCGTTTCCGATGTTCTTTTCGTTGTCGCTTGACTCGAAGGCATTTGTTGGTTTATTATGTCTGGTCACGTGGATGACTACTTCCACGTTGCTGAACCTTTGCAAGGCCGCCAGCTCATCGCGGAACCAGTCCACGGCTTTTCTCGTTTGGATGATCCAGTTGAACTTGATGGTCTTTTTCTCGGAGCCTGGGGCCTTCAATAGCTTGATGATGTATGGGTACACACCGGGGATACCGTTCCCGCTGCTGTATACCATCACATGATCGTAGTGGTCCAGTTTGTGTTCTGATCCGTAAGGGCCCTCGAAGAGCACCTTCATTTCCATACTGTCGCAGCCCTGCTTCTGCATCTGCTTCATGATGATGGAGGTGGCTCCCTTTTTGATCTTGATGTACAGGTTGATGCTCTTCCCGTCCTCGCTCTCGACAACCGAGAATGGATGCGACTGCCAGAATAAGCTGGTTTTCATAAAGTAAATGTATCCGAACGCACCGGGGTACACGGGCCagaatttgtttcttggcATGGTCACCACGAGCACCTCGTCATGGACTAGTCTCACTTGGGCAGTCTTCACACCGAAACTCAAGATCCTAACCACTCTAACAAACCTGTCGAAAGCCCAAAAGGCTGTTGCAAAGTAAACGAAAATAGTAAAGTCGAAATCTTTCACATGATGCCATGCTCCGACCATGAAGGCTATTGCCAGCATAATGTGAAGGTATAGGAACACCTCATAGTTCAACGCTCTTAGTTTCCCGTTGGCTTGCAACAACATAATACCCCCTGCTACAACAGCAACGGATCCGTATTTCCAGAATGTCTGTTTCACAGCATACACCGAGTAGCCGTGTGTCAATTTATAATAGTGAACGTAACAGCAAGCATGAATGACAGCACTCAAGACACATGTTCTTGCCACGGCCTTGTGATAAGCAAAGAACGTCGATTGCTTCCAGCCAGTCCACCAGATAAATAAGTTGTTACGACCAGCCAGCAAGAATGTCATGATGATGAGGTACACACATATGATACCAGCTCTATCGGCAATCACACGACTCAAATAAATACTGCGCGTGCTGTAAACCACGTCACCAACGACATGCGAACGATAGCTGATACAAAGGAATACTATCCACATAATGAAATAGCCACCAATTAGAACCGAATGACCTCTTGTAGGGTAGAAACCGCCGGTTATAGGAGCCGGGGCCGCATGAGTACCATTGAATAACGAGGGTACAACGACATGCTTTTTGAATAAGCGAACGGATCTTGCTTTGAGGAATAGTCTCTTGATAGAAGCTGtcttctttggaaacaaGACACCAAACCAATGAATAATACcaccaaaaaagaaaatgccTACAAGGTATCCGGTCAATGTTCCACCATAATAAAATGAATGATGATAACTGTTGAAAAAGTTTTCCATTGACTTGAAATTGGCGACGTAGATCAATGGGCTGTAATAAATTGGATATGTGATTGGAATAGTACGGTTGTAATTTGGCACGGTACTGACATTTACCATGTGTGCAGTAGCGTTGTGATAAGTATCTAACACATATGTTTCATTAAAATGACACATTCCTTCCATCATACCAAAGAATGCAGCCTTTGTCGTGTCATCTTTTATCTGGTCGAACACACAGTTGAAATAAGAACCTGCATAAGCATCGTTTCTACAAACGCATGTGGTATCCCTAGGATTAAGACAAAAAGTTGCCAATGCAATGATGGCTTGATGACATGATGTTGTAATCTTCTCTACTGGGGGTCTGTCCCTAAATATTTTGTCAAAGTCAGCAGCGGCAGAAAATCTAGCAAAAAATGTAATGAGTAACGCAAGAAGCGTAGGTAGTTGTAAAAGCTTCATATTGGACCTTCaccccaaaaaaaaatagtcTTATTCGGTTTCTCTAAGTGAAAATCGAATATCTCAATGTCACTGGAATTTTGTCACTGGTTCTTGGTCTTTTTGTCAATAATTAAAAACCTTTAGAAAATGACAATAACTAGGATACAACTCTATTGGAATAACTCCTTTGAATTCTTATATTAAAGCTACGAATTCAAATGATTTATATATGCTTCAGTGTGACTTAATCTCAGCCATCTAGGTTTCGGATCGCCGAACAGAGCATCGCAACGACGCCTCCTCATCAACAGGGCTTATCGGTTCTCAATGCCTGCTAGCCAAGCGTGTACTCCCCATATTGGACGTTACTACGACAAACGTAACGCGTGAGATCTGCGCACGCACGAAGGTAGGGCTGGCTGAATATTCATTGTAGCTATTGCACAACAATTCAAACCTCTATGACAATGCTGGTAACTGAGATCGATAAGTTCTagccaagaaaaaatgCTGACAATTTGACTTTGCTTCATCTCCATAGTATTTCTAAGAAATAGAGCCCTACGCATCGGTATGcgaaaaacacaaacaaacacatGAAGCTTTTCTACGGCAAGAAGGATCTCGGTGAACGgcactttcttttcaaaccCGAAATACTACTAGACCATCCTAGTACAAAGTTTGTATCCCATACCCCTCAaaattttcttcaacacctATGAGCGGATAGTCAAACAACTAATGCTGTGTACGTAAACATAATACCGCGAACCCTGTGTCACAGACTTGCATGTACCTTAGAGCTAAGCCATTTCAGCGTTCCGTTATGCAAGAACTCACATGTAAAAAAACTCATGTTGGACGagctttttttcttcctgctttgttttctgtATGCTCGAATTGCCGTGCGTCGAGTCAACTCAGCCCTTTTCATTTCGAACTGCcgtgaagaaaaaaaaaaaaagggtttTGTATGCTAGTAGAGCGCATCTACCCCTCTTTCGCAGAAAGAACAGAGATAACTAAGATTTCATATCTGCCACAGAAAGGCCTATACCTCAAGCTGACATACCCGTCTTTTACTGCAGGTAGTCCGTGTCTGGCCGTGCGGGCAGATCTTAGATCTCATCGGCTGTCCTAGAATTTTACGTAGTGAGCAAttttaccctttttttAGAAGGGGATATTCGAGGAACAACGGCTTTCTCGGGTAGCATGAAGCAtaggatgatgatgaggatggtCTTACTAAGATATTATGAAGGAATAATGGAAATGGGTTATGTACTTTCCACGGATAAACCTTTATAGCAGAAGGAGAATGGTATCTGTAACAAGGTGTGTATGCATAAGGGTTCTACTAAGGCACATACCACAGCACAATTCGGCAAGAGAACCAAGAACTAAGAATTAAGAATTGTCGATAGGCACGAGGTAACGTATTTTTGCCTTGTTTTTTGCTTTAGAGGAGCACTTTTTCATCGACTAGTCGTATTATGATAATGTGGGATCCCCATGATTTAGCACTTCCACTGTAATATGTGAAGTAACATCAGTCTAACTAATATGTTTGTTGGTTCACATGCATGGGGCTAGAATGTCAATGAAGGATATTTATGACGTGCATTCAAGATTTTCCATTCCGAATATTAAGGGAGAACAAGTATGGAAAATAAACCTATGGGAGGTAAAACAATTAACCTACGTATTCAACTGCAGAACAACCTGCCTTAAACCGCCATGATTCAAGATTACCAGTATAGCCATTGCAGAATTACATGTAGTTGTTTACATTTCTCAGCCTCGAAATAGAACTCACTACATTGCCTACTTGTCTCTTTTGCCAAGGCTTTTCTACTGTCGCACCAGTTACAtgcactttttttttatttttaattttttttggcaaaTAAGTGGGGCACTGCAGTGCATGAGAGAACAAATGTGCGGCTTCTCAGAAAACCCCGTAGATCTCTATTTTTCTCCACGGAACGATGATCCGCACCTTTACGttgaaattcaaaatctaaaggaataataataatagtaaaaaTAGAtagtaaaagtaaaaacaaaatgatatatGGAGATGGATAAAAAGGAACTGAATTAATTAAAGGGTAAAAATGTCTAAAGGGACCGGAAAGCACTCCCAGAAATGTTTTTAATGCTGCGATCCTCTACTTGAttatgtgttttttttgtttttcctcttttgGAATAAAGGTCCAGAATTTTTACAATTAATAAttgaaataataataagaaaaacaaaaagtaaTAGGCATCTTGGCATTATCCACTCGGAGCCATGATATTAATAGTCAAGGGGAacgaataaaaaaaagaaaagttcatATGGAGACTTAATTACCAGACTTGGATTTCTTCGAACAAATCTATTCTTCCATCGTGGTTTGGAATTTCGTTTGCAACGGTGTATCTGATGTCGTCGCTCAGAGCGTTGTGAGCACAGGTTAAAACGGCAACGTTTTGGCCGTTGAATTCGCTCAAGTCCGATTTGACAATCTGTTCAAAGTCTGGTCTACCATCTCTGAACTCAATATGAGGTAAAGCATTCTTGATACTTTCTAACCAGTTGTATTCGGCGTCAGAAACCTTTACAGAATTCTTTTCGTCTGCGTCA contains these protein-coding regions:
- the CFL1 gene encoding ferric reductase family protein → MKLLQLPTLLALLITFFARFSAAADFDKIFRDRPPVEKITTSCHQAIIALATFCLNPRDTTCVCRNDAYAGSYFNCVFDQIKDDTTKAAFFGMMEGMCHFNETYVLDTYHNATAHMVNVSTVPNYNRTIPITYPIYYSPLIYVANFKSMENFFNSYHHSFYYGGTLTGYLVGIFFFGGIIHWFGVLFPKKTASIKRLFLKARSVRLFKKHVVVPSLFNGTHAAPAPITGGFYPTRGHSVLIGGYFIMWIVFLCISYRSHVVGDVVYSTRSIYLSRVIADRAGIICVYLIIMTFLLAGRNNLFIWWTGWKQSTFFAYHKAVARTCVLSAVIHACCYVHYYKLTHGYSVYAVKQTFWKYGSVAVVAGGIMLLQANGKLRALNYEVFLYLHIMLAIAFMVGAWHHVKDFDFTIFVYFATAFWAFDRFVRVVRILSFGVKTAQVRLVHDEVLVVTMPRNKFWPVYPGAFGYIYFMKTSLFWQSHPFSVVESEDGKSINLYIKIKKGATSIIMKQMQKQGCDSMEMKVLFEGPYGSEHKLDHYDHVMVYSSGNGIPGVYPYIIKLLKAPGSEKKTIKFNWIIQTRKAVDWFRDELAALQRFSNVEVVIHVTRHNKPTNAFESSDNEKNIGNGQEPLMVELTDSSNISDDYVVKEMSNIDFKYERPCVDFIVREDLSCVPTGDVAVLSCCHGSICDAVRAATADLCGSRSAGTLDYIEELQAW